Sequence from the Nerophis lumbriciformis linkage group LG02, RoL_Nlum_v2.1, whole genome shotgun sequence genome:
gaacaagtcctATTTTGGGGCTTATCTGGATCATTTCTACTACGTTAACTTAAGTTTGACACAAGCTTCGACTTGTGTGTGGGTATGCTTGGAGACACAgactgtggatgactgacaagaaggttcactgtttttgtttttttattccactATAGTTAGCTCAAAAAGTTTTGTacattttgattaaactttcaggaatTGTTAGAAATGGGATAAAGAACAAGTGATAACATTTTTGGCGTATTcggatcaccgtctggattcaaGACTTTCTTTTTTACTATTGGTAACATGACAAAGGTCTGCGGTCTAGGAATGCTTTTCTGGTTCTGCTTTGTAATGGCATCCCGTCATATCTATGCAGCTCTATGCGTGTGAGCGGTCTGGAGGCGGAGCTTCAGGAAAGGATACAGCAAAGCAGCCCAGGCACCAGCGTGGTCTACTTCAACAAGGGCCTGTAGGACCAGGACACACGCACAAGTGTACGGTACAAGCAATATAGTTTGTGCTTCTAAAGTTCATCCCAAGGAGTCAAGCAATCAAAGTAGGCTGGATGTTCCTAACCTAACTGATGTATTTTGTATAGAGCGAACTGATTGACCTTGAATGTACCATCACACATTGATTGATCAGATTAGTTGTACAGCTACCTTGGAACCATTATTGATTTTAGTCAGatgtcaaccttttttttttttttttttttttttaagtgtactCACACACCCTTTGTAGTCATAGTTACAATACCACTTACTGTAACAGCTTCAACTTTTACCTTGCTGTAAttcggcacttttttttttttaaacacaggcCTACCGTTGTGATCGTAATCTACTTAAAAGGTTAAAAAAGTCTGACTTatacactgtaactctgcacttgtCCTACGTAATAATTATTACATGAATCACAACAACGCAACATTGTGGGGACCGGAGGACAAATGTAAGCAAATGTTAACATTTGAACAGGAACTTCATGCTAGGTTAGCCATTTTGCTCACACCTTTGTATATTTGATCCAGGCTGTATTTTAAGATGTCTAGCAAagcctgccttttttttttttttttttaaacaaaattgcaATTAGTCTGACATTTGGTGGTCCTAAACAGGCGACAGGGGCATACATTACTGTTAGAACCTCATTAAAAAGTCCATTTTGCAAAAGTAGGAGACTTAAGTCAATCGTACCCAAGACACTGCCTTGTTTCAAACCAGTACAACCTACTTAGAACAAAaagaaaaattagatttttagacaaatatacatatacctataatTTTAATCATGTGCGTGACAATGGTGTGCAACATGGATTCTACATGAATTGATGTAAATGATATACTGGACATGTAGCTTTATTTCAAGATATATGTAAAAGGAGTGAAGTAAAAAACATGTTTGAGTGTGGTCTTTTTGCTGTGTTGGCTATTACAGGGTTGTTCTGCTCTTCAGCTAAGCTTTTTATGTTTATACGCGTGTCATACTATATTTGCTTGGATGTATTTATAGactatataaaatgtattttatggtAAAGGGGTGTTGTGCCTCTGAAAGCACCAGCTGGCCCGAAGAGGAAGTTTCTCGTGTTTAGGGTCTTTTCTCTTTAAGTATCAACTTGGTTTATGTAGTCCAGTCTCTAGATTTCCGAAGTCCGTTAAGCTCATTGGAATTAAAACAAgtattttttaatggtttcattCCAAAGTGATAGCAATTTTATATTTTGGAAATTACTCATGACAGCGAATagtcaactgttttttttttttaagctatccAGCGTTTCATTCTACTACATGCTCCGTTACTTTCATTCAATCTAGATAACATATGCTGCTGCTATGGTAAAATATTGATTGTACTTGCCAAGTGTGCTAGATTATGAACTgttaattttcctgaaggaatcaatagatTTATCTGTATGTGTTACTGCGGGTACAAGAACAATCTCATCTGTTCTGAAAGAGTAATGAAACTCAGCACTTCAGTTAAATGTATCCAAAAGAAAGTACCATTTGCCCAGGACTAGAAAGACTTAAGTTTGTCCTTAACtgtgaaggttctcattcattcagggaattaaattgttcacaactggactgcttggtttgtcttggaagacgtttcgccgctcatcctagtaggcttcatcagttcagacTGGTAGTattcgatccacagcgatcgttctgccacccAATacttcaatgctaacgaggggaatttaCATTGACTGTTAGGATTGCCCGTTTGCATTAAGAGTTTCTCACTACATTCGAGCAAAACCACCCTTGCCCAGACACTCTCCTGGTTTGGgattataaatatttggggttttggcacaaaccgttggacttgatctgaccaatccaagtctgagcacgaactgatgaagcctactcggataagCGGTGAAATgtctaagacaaaccaagcagtccagttgcgaacgattaAATGCCCAGAGATGACTTAAGTTCATCATTAGCTTAATTTTGTCTTTATGCATAGGTGGTTTTGTACTATGTCACTATGCAACAAACAGGTGTCACATAAATGTGATTTTAGTTAGTCAAACCTCATGAATTGTTTAGCATAAAAATAAAAGGCACAAAATGTTAGACAATCCGTGTGATTACACTCCATGAATGTTTTCACCTTCATGTAAACACTGTCAGTATCGGTGCTGTGTACTCTTCCTGTTTTGTGTTATGGATTAAATATGACTTGGAAATCCAAAAATTtctgcaatttattttttttatttttattaaagagCTGCATTAAACAAAAATGCCAAAAACACTACTTAATGCAAGGACTGTGCAATATATGTTTGAATCCAACTATCCATATTCAAATTAATGCTAATACAGTAAACCCTTGTTTGAGGTTGACTGCGGTAACTTAATTGTCAAAGTAGGAATTCATTGTAAATCTACCTCATTTATACTTTTATTCAATTTAGTAATGCAACCAGAGAATGAACCAATCATCCAAGAGACAGACCAGCCCTGGTTTGGTCTCATCGAGTAGCCAGTACTATAGTATTGGTATTTGccatttatgcttgaaaatgcctaATTTAGGCCACAATCTTTGAAGCATTGACAAGAGACAACTACATTTTCATGCTCACTTAAGACAGCTccaagtttatttttttttagccattttagGTTTTAAAACACTTAAATTTCTATTTCTAAAAATAAGTTTGTTTATAGGCAACCCACTTGCATCCTGATTTGTAAAAAATAAGTTTGTTTAAAAAGGCAGTTGAAAATGTTTTCCAAATCAACTTGTTTTGACTTAAGTGCATTTGCTTTGTGGACATTAGGTATTCTGTCACTATAATGTGTCAAAACATTGCCACCAAGGTTTGGTATTATCTGGAAAGAAAAATGTATCGGCACTGATGAAttgaaatatacaatattttctacACTGCATTTCAATGTCAGATTACAAGTTTACATTTCATAGCTTTTGTGAGATTTTACCAAAGTAAACTTGTTTTGTTAGAGGGGCTTAGTGTAACTTTTTTCTTCAATGCCAAAACTTAGTGGCAACATTCTGACTCCATATGAGATGCATCAAATCATGCTTCTATAGAAGATGTGAAAGGTTTGTAATGTAGTATTTTACTTTTGCTTGACTATGTGAAAACATAATTCAAAAGGGTTTGTGTACTGAAAATCAGCTTGACAGAACTGtcaaatgtacagtaaatatcaATGAGACAAATGTTGAGTATAATGTCGTTTATTGCTACGGTTCATGGGTCACATCGTCTCAAACCAGCAAGCAGACCTCAACATCTGCAGCAGAACGTGCATTTTAGCCATCAAACTTGCTCCTCTCCTTTGGAGTTTTGAGCCAAGTCATCATTATTAAAACACAATTACATGTTGAAGGTGAGCTTGCGTGAATCAAATTCCTGTGTTCATACCCGTCTAGCTTTCAAGTGTCTGCAGAGGTAGAGCTAGTGTTCTAAATTGTAAGAGGTACACcgtttggatggatttatttaacATTGATTGGTGGTTGTCATTTGTTCTGTTTTATACATTTAGTGTTCTAGCAAACTTATTTGCGAGGAACAATTTTCCTAACAGCTTCAAGAACATGCGCCGCTTCCACTTTCTGGCCAAATTCCTTCTCACGGTGCTCCAGTAGGACTCCCTGTGTCAAGCACACAATGCATCAAGGAAAGTGGCTGCGTGCTTGTGTGAGTTTACCTACCTGATCTCCTGCGCCGATGACAAACACACCACCCATGATGAAGCCCTCGCCCTTCAGGTTGCCCTGGTAACCAGACCTCCAGACCCGGAAGAAGCTCTGCAACGCAGCCAGACGAAACACCCCCATGCCGCCCATTTTGGGACCGTAGAAATGTTTCTGCAAGAATAAACAATTGTCAGTTTTTCCTTCCATGACTGGCCAGGTGTCTACAACgctttaaaaacagccaacattttcgTCGATGTAAACATCCCCGGCGAAGTGCGGTTTGAAGTCCTGGATCTCTGTGTCCACACGCTCCTTCACCAAGGCCACCAGAGGGACCCCAAGCTCTTCCAGCTGGGGCTTGAGAGAGGACAGCCCAGTGGCCTCCTGCCAGGAGAACAAAACATTGTTTTGGTTCCCAACTCAGAGCTTTCTCGAACAAGCAAATTACAATCACCTCTCTGCACAAAGATCATCCGGGCCGTCGCACGGCGAAGATGACCGCGCCGTTCTTCTCCCAGAGACTCTTTGCTTTGATGAGCTCCTCTTCTGCAGACAAGACAAATGTTTTTATTACACATCTCCAAATGTCCCTGAGGGGAGACAAGTCCACAAGAGCTTCACAGGTTTGATAAATCAGAAGAAAAACAAGTACACTTCAGAGTGAACGCTCTGTTGCTTTGCAAGCTTTGTTCAGAAGTGATTTGCATGAAGTCCAACAAGTTATTTTGCTACCGTCAGTGGTGGAGCGCAGGTCAGCATCAGCAAGATGGTCCAGCGAAGCAGGGAGAAATTTGGGTAGACAAAAGTCAGAGTTGATCAGGAAGACCCCTGCCAGGGCAGCACCAAGGGCTCCCAGTCCCAGAGTCCACATCCCCATCCCGAACAGTTCCAAGTCCACAGACTCAAACACTGCAGCACAAACAATACAGGATCTTAATGCATGTTCAACCACATTTTCCAAATGAAACCTTGAGCTCAGTACACATTGAACGCAACATTTCCCCACTGGACTGCAGTCTATTTGGAGAAATGAGGGTGTGACGCAACACAGTGGAAGACATAAGCAAAACAAATCTTAATACAAAATtactttcctttaaaaaaaaatgagatgAGGGCTTTTAGAAGTGGAGCCCACAGCTCATTAAGAGCGACCATGCTTTCATGTTATTGTCCAATAAGGCTAGTCTTGTTGACTGTGCCTTTTTGAAGAATACAATCTAAACAGGGTCTTAGTGACTGTGGCTTTATTCAGCAAGTACCAAGTGGCAGCACTGATCCTCCTGCTacatcttattctctggcagatcaGGAGCACATGAGCTGTTAAGCAGAGTTACAACACCATCTACTGTGCAGAGTTGGAATGACAAGCTACAGACACTCCTGGTATGTGTTCAACATGTAGCGAcacatctatttgtggcaggcCGTCACAAATGAATGTAAACACAAGTGAGAGACAGGAAGTGGTTTCATTAATCTGCTCTAAACAAGAACCGCGATACTGTCAAGTAGAAGCCCAAACTTGACAACTCTTAGGTCATTAAACATTTGGCCTCACTGAATTTGTTCTGTAGAGAAGCGGCAACAGGTTGAATTAAAGCTGCATTTTAGCCAATAACTGAAATTCTTAATTTACACCGTTACTCCTAGAACAAGCTATTATACGTCTTTTGCCCCCCAGAATCTGTGTATTGAAGAGTATCCCTATCAAACTTGAATGTTCAAATAAAGCGGTTTAATGCCCTGAAAACTAACTGAACCACTACCTTAAACGTGATGACGTATTGTTACACCCTTAATTAATCCTGCTTAACCAAGCTTAACATTGAACAAAAATCCTTCACACAGGGACTTCATATCTTGAGCAGACAAAACATGCCTCAAGCCACCAGTCATTCCGATGACCTT
This genomic interval carries:
- the LOC133588584 gene encoding peroxiredoxin-like 2A isoform X1 — translated: MLLAALRRTLPLPTRWSTFPLRNAAVSVRFFERSLAAHFHQSRAKASPDPNKRSAVFESVDLELFGMGMWTLGLGALGAALAGVFLINSDFCLPKFLPASLDHLADADLRSTTDEEELIKAKSLWEKNGAVIFAVRRPGUSLCREEATGLSSLKPQLEELGVPLVALVKERVDTEIQDFKPHFAGDVYIDENKHFYGPKMGGMGVFRLAALQSFFRVWRSGYQGNLKGEGFIMGGVFVIGAGDQGVLLEHREKEFGQKVEAAHVLEAVRKIVPRK
- the LOC133588584 gene encoding peroxiredoxin-like 2A isoform X3 yields the protein MFESVDLELFGMGMWTLGLGALGAALAGVFLINSDFCLPKFLPASLDHLADADLRSTTDEEELIKAKSLWEKNGAVIFAVRRPGUSLCREEATGLSSLKPQLEELGVPLVALVKERVDTEIQDFKPHFAGDVYIDENKHFYGPKMGGMGVFRLAALQSFFRVWRSGYQGNLKGEGFIMGGVFVIGAGDQGVLLEHREKEFGQKVEAAHVLEAVRKIVPRK
- the LOC133588584 gene encoding peroxiredoxin-like 2A isoform X2, which gives rise to MFSPVQRPVSSLTVFESVDLELFGMGMWTLGLGALGAALAGVFLINSDFCLPKFLPASLDHLADADLRSTTDEEELIKAKSLWEKNGAVIFAVRRPGUSLCREEATGLSSLKPQLEELGVPLVALVKERVDTEIQDFKPHFAGDVYIDENKHFYGPKMGGMGVFRLAALQSFFRVWRSGYQGNLKGEGFIMGGVFVIGAGDQGVLLEHREKEFGQKVEAAHVLEAVRKIVPRK